The Deltaproteobacteria bacterium genome includes a window with the following:
- a CDS encoding thrombospondin type 3 repeat-containing protein: DGDGDDIGDACDNCPYTYNPGQEDTDQDGIGDACEGGDCGPDTDDDGVGELCDNCLGTYNPDQADSDDDTVGDACDNCPNDYNPDQADTDGDGHADACDNCPTVANPNQGDANNDGRGDLCDNCPGTGNPDQADSDGDTVGDVCDNCPDIPNTDQANSDTDDFGNACDNCPAVSNPDQADGDSDGIGDDCDNCPGTPNANQADGDGDDIGDACDNCPNIYNPGQTDTDGDVFGDACDNCPTVANPNQEDADNDGRGDLCDNCPGTSNPDQADSDGDTVGDVCDNCPVVKNTDQADKDDDGIGDACDNCPDISNSGQEDIDQDDVGDVCDNCLDTYNPLQDDVDDDGVGDACDNCPDLYNPDQTLPQGDVDGDCDVDAADVNLILSLVGQDAGAYPEFDIDGDGIISVSDARLLVQMYPSLARDRRLRKLLR, translated from the coding sequence GATGGTGACGGTGACGATATCGGCGACGCCTGTGACAACTGTCCCTATACCTATAATCCGGGGCAGGAAGATACCGATCAAGATGGTATCGGCGATGCCTGTGAAGGTGGTGATTGCGGTCCGGACACTGATGATGACGGTGTCGGTGAACTGTGTGACAATTGTCTGGGAACTTACAATCCTGATCAGGCTGACAGCGACGATGATACTGTCGGTGACGCCTGTGACAACTGTCCCAATGACTATAATCCCGATCAGGCAGACACTGACGGTGACGGCCATGCCGATGCCTGTGACAACTGTCCCACCGTTGCCAACCCGAATCAGGGTGATGCAAATAATGACGGCAGGGGTGACCTGTGTGACAATTGTCCGGGAACTGGCAATCCTGATCAGGCCGACAGTGACGGCGATACTGTCGGCGATGTCTGTGATAATTGTCCCGACATTCCAAATACCGACCAGGCCAACAGTGATACCGATGACTTTGGTAATGCCTGTGACAATTGTCCGGCCGTTTCAAATCCCGATCAGGCCGATGGTGATAGTGACGGCATCGGTGATGACTGCGATAACTGTCCCGGGACGCCCAACGCTAATCAGGCCGATGGTGACGGTGACGATATCGGCGACGCCTGTGACAACTGTCCCAATATTTATAATCCCGGTCAGACGGACACGGATGGAGACGTTTTCGGTGATGCCTGCGACAACTGTCCCACCGTTGCCAACCCAAATCAGGAAGATGCAGATAATGACGGCAGGGGTGACCTGTGTGACAATTGTCCGGGAACTAGCAATCCTGATCAGGCCGACAGCGACGGTGATACTGTGGGCGACGTCTGTGACAATTGTCCAGTGGTGAAAAACACAGATCAGGCTGACAAGGATGATGACGGCATCGGTGATGCCTGCGACAACTGCCCGGATATCTCCAATTCAGGACAGGAGGATATAGATCAGGATGATGTCGGTGATGTCTGCGACAACTGCCTTGATACCTATAATCCCCTCCAGGATGATGTTGACGATGATGGGGTTGGCGATGCCTGCGACAACTGCCCGGATCTTTACAATCCCGATCAGACGTTGCCGCAAGGTGATGTGGACGGTGATTGCGATGTTGACGCTGCTGATGTGAATCTCATCCTTTCCCTGGTAGGTCAGGATGCCGGTGCCTACCCGGAATTCGACATTGACGGTGACGGCATTATCAGCGTAAGCGATGCCAGATTGCTGGTGCAGATGTATCCTTCGCTCGCCCGTGATCGAAGACTGCGCAAACTGCTTCGATAA